The proteins below come from a single Miscanthus floridulus cultivar M001 chromosome 1, ASM1932011v1, whole genome shotgun sequence genomic window:
- the LOC136505648 gene encoding WEB family protein At5g16730, chloroplastic-like yields the protein MQESRRDMDHQVAQLRGELRKVRDERDRAHRVLEVTDWKALASANDRTAIETLEAELDVSRESEKRMLDSLATQTKQLELTKISLEEAKLEIASLQETVQRLEADRSPFTTTPRIRRDRDMQRVHGELRVALAAEEKSKKAMEEFVLALKEVNAELHTTKQQLARAQHEAESARLDADRLHMSAKRKDEKLRALSDEAARLRAEAEESFTTWRGKEAGFTACMKSTEAELAEARRENARLLESQRSWRAEVAKLRDILKQAVKDTKVAKEALEEARSENALLKGVLGDKDTAVKCTKQELECLRISEAAARDSVKELQSMLVATSSSPTAAAAAKLDAEESPTPRVRVGPPGLEKYPSDSKIRPPAGITRPRRLSETYEGSAYDIFGTMDDQKSGDLGVFSSMPRLPARRRVVLRKVGSLFRWKSFTNK from the coding sequence ATGCAGGAAAGCCGGCGGGACATGGATCATCAGGTCGCCCAGCTTCGGGGCGAGCTGCGCAAGGTGCGCGACGAGCGAGACCGCGCGCACCGCGTCCTGGAGGTGACCGACTGGAAGGCGCTGGCTTCGGCCAATGACCGCACCGCGATTGAGACGCTCGAGGCCGAGCTCGACGTGTCGCGGGAATCCGAGAAACGGATGCTCGACTCGCTGGCAACGCAGACGAAGCAGCTGGAGCTCACCAAGATCTCGCTCGAGGAAGCCAAGCTCGAGATCGCGTCCCTGCAGGAGACCGTCCAGAGGCTGGAGGCCGACAGAAGCCCCTTCACCACGACGCCGAGGATCCGGCGAGACCGCGACATGCAGAGGGTTCACGGCGAGCTGCGGGTGGCGCTGGCGGCGGAGGAGAAGAGCAAGAAGGCGATGGAGGAGTTCGTGCTGGCGCTCAAGGAGGTGAACGCGGAGCTGCACACGACGAAGCAGCAGCTGGCGCGCGCGCAGCACGAGGCGGAGTCGGCCAGGCTGGACGCCGACCGCCTGCACATGTCGGCGAAGCGCAAGGACGAGAAGCTCCGGGCCCTGTCGGACGAGGCGGCGCGGCTCCGCGCCGAGGCCGAGGAGTCGTTCACCACGTGGCGGGGCAAGGAGGCCGGGTTCACGGCGTGCATGAAGTCGACGGAGGCCGAGCTCGCCGAGGCGCGGCGCGAGAACGCGCGGCTCCTGGAGTCGCAGCGCTCCTGGCGGGCCGAGGTCGCCAAGCTACGGGACATCCTGAAGCAGGCGGTCAAGGACACCAAGGTGGCGAAGGAGGCGCTGGAGGAGGCGAGGAGCGAGAACGCGCTGCTcaagggcgtgctcggcgacaaGGACACCGCCGTGAAGTGCACGAAGCAGGAGCTGGAGTGCCTCCGGATCAGCGAGGCCGCGGCGCGCGACAGCGTCAAGGAGCTGCAGAGCATGCTCGTGGCGACGTCGTCGAGCCCCACCGCCGCCGCGGCTGCAAAGCTGGACGCGGAGGAGAGCCCGACGCCGCGTGTAAGGGTAGGACCGCCGGGGCTGGAGAAGTACCCGTCGGACTCGAAGATAAGGCCGCCGGCTGGAATCACGCGGCCGCGGCGGCTGTCGGAGACCTACGAAGGTTCGGCGTACGACATCTTTGGCACGATGGACGACCAGAAGAGTGGTGATTTGGGCGTGTTCTCGTCCATGCCGAGGTTGCCCGCCCGGCGACGGGTGGTCCTTCGTAAGGTTGGCAGCTTGTTCCGGTGGAAGAGCTTCACTAACAAATAG